In Camelus bactrianus isolate YW-2024 breed Bactrian camel chromosome 10, ASM4877302v1, whole genome shotgun sequence, a genomic segment contains:
- the LOC105076709 gene encoding olfactory receptor 52N4-like — translation MMLNQTDLTPASFILNGIPGLEDMHMWMSLPFCSMYAVAVVGNCGLLYLIRYEDSLHRSRYYFLAMLSLTDLVMCSSTIPKALCIFWFHLREISFEECLFQMFFIYTFTGMESGVLMLMALDRYVAICYPLRYSTILTNPVIAKAGLATFLRGVLLVIPLTFIIKQLPYCRGNIIHHTYCDHLSVAKLSCGNIKINVIYGLMVALLVGGFDILCITISYTMILWAVVSLFSAEAWRKAFSTCTAHICAIVFSYSPAFFCFFSHRFGGHLIPPSCHIIVANIYLLLPPTMNPIVHGVKTKQIQDCVIKIFSGSKDTKSHSI, via the coding sequence ATGATGCTGAACCAAACAGACCTGACACCAGCTTCATTCATTCTTAATGGGATCCCAGGGCTGGAGGACATGCACATGTGGATGTCCCTCCCATTCTGCTCCATGTATGCTGTGGCTGTGGTAGGGAACTGTGGACTCCTCTACCTCATTCGCTATGAGGATTCCTTGCACAGGTCCAGGTACTACTTCTTGGCCATGCTTTCTCTCACTGACCTTGTCATGTGCTCTAGTACAATCCCTAAAGCTCTCTGCATCTTCTGGTTTCACCTCAGGGAAATCAGCTTTGAAGAATGCCTGTTCCAGATGTTCTTCATCTATACCTTCACAGGCATGGAATCTGGAGTACTCATGCTTATGGCCTTGGACCGCTATGTGGCTATCTGTTATCCTCTGCGCTACTCAACTATCCTCACCAATCCTGTCATTGCAAAGGCTGGGCTTGCCACTTTCTTGAGAGGTGTGTTGCTTGTCATTCCCTTGACTTTCATTATTAAGCAACTACCTTATTGTAGAGGCAATATAATACACCATACCTACTGCGACCACTTGTCTGTAGCCAAGTTGTCCTGTGGAAATATCAAGATCAATGTTATCTATGGTCTGATGGTTGCCCTTCTGGTTGGGGGCTTTGACATCTTGTGCATCACAATCTCCTACACCATGATCCTCTGGGCAGTGGTCAGCCTCTTCTCAGCAGAAGCTTGGCGGAAGGCCTTCAGCACCTGCACTGCCCACATTTGTGCCATAGTTTTCTCCTATAGCCCAgccttcttctgtttcttttcccaccGCTTTGGGGGTCACTTGATTCCTCCATCTTGCCACATCATTGTGGCCAATATTTATCTGCTCCTGCCTCCCACTATGAACCCCATTGTCCATGGGGTGAAAACCAAGCAGATACAAGATTGTGTCATAAAGATCTTTTCAGGTTCTAAGGATACTAAATCCCATAGTATATGA
- the LOC105076842 gene encoding olfactory receptor 52N4-like: MIMLNETDLTPASFILNGIPGLEDMHMWMSLPFCSMYAVAVVGNCGLLYLIRYEDSLHRSRYYFLAMLSLTDLVMCSSTIPKALCIFWFHLKEISFVECLVQMFFIHTFTGMESGVLMLMALDRYVAICYPLRYSTILTNPVIGKIGLATFLRAVLLIIPLIFFTKRLPYCRGNIIHHTYCDQLSVAKLSCGNIKLNVIYGLMAAFLIGGFDILCITISYTMILRAVVSLSSAEARQKAFSTCTAHICAIVFSYSPAFFCFFFNRFGSHTIPPSCHIIVANIYLLLPPTMNPIVYGVKTKQIRDCVIRILSGSKDTKFHST, encoded by the coding sequence ATGATAATGCTGAATGAAACAGACCTGACACCAGCTTCATTCATTCTTAATGGTATCCCAGGGCTGGAGGACATGCACATGTGGATGTCCCTCCCATTCTGCTCCATGTATGCTGTGGCTGTGGTAGGGAACTGTGGACTCCTCTACCTCATTCGCTATGAGGATTCCTTGCACAGGTCCAGGTACTACTTCTTGGCCATGCTTTCTCTCACTGACCTTGTCATGTGCTCTAGTACAATCCCTAAAGCTCTCTGCATCTTCTGGTTTCACCTCAAGGAAATCAGCTTTGTAGAATGCCTGGTTCAGATGTTCTTCATTCACACCTTCACAGGGATGGAGTCTGGGGTGCTCATGCTGATGGCCCTggaccgctatgtggccatctgctaCCCTCTGCGCTACTCAACTATCCTCACCAATCCTGTCATTGGAAAGATTGGGCTTGCCACTTTCCTGAGAGCAGTATTGCTAATCATTCCCTTGATTTTCTTCACCAAGCGTCTACCCTACTGCAGAGGCAATATAATACATCATACCTACTGTGACCAGCTATCTGTAGCCAAGTTATCCTGTGGAAATATCAAGCTCAATGTTATCTATGGTCTGATGGCTGCCTTTTTGATTGGGGGCTTTGACATCCTGTGCATCACGATCTCCTACACCATGATCCTCCGGGCAGTGGTCAGCCTCTCTTCAGCAGAGGCTCGGCAGAAGGCCTTCAGCACCTGCACTGCCCACATTTGTGCCATagttttctcctacagcccagccttcttctgtttcttttttaatcgCTTTGGGAGCCACACAATCCCTCCCTCTTGCCACATCATTGTGGCCAATATTTACCTGCTCCTGCCTCCCACTATGAACCCCATTGTCTATGGGGTGAAAACCAAGCAGATACGAGATTGTGTCATAAGGATCCTTTCAGGTTCTAAGGATACAAAATTCCACAGCACTTGA